In one Pungitius pungitius chromosome 13, fPunPun2.1, whole genome shotgun sequence genomic region, the following are encoded:
- the asrgl1 gene encoding isoaspartyl peptidase/L-asparaginase isoform X2, translated as MSGAYRSTMVIDMFPVVVVHGGAGHIPEDRSEKSMSGVCSATRAGYAVLCGGGSSMDAVVEVVSQLENSPFFNAGCGSVLNVRGEVEMDAMVMDGKTLGSGAVSAVRNIANPIQLARLVMDKTSHACLTAEGAKKFALSEGVPEVPHESLVTEYSRMRWTKNLAPGSNPVEYQMGKMGTVGAVAVDAEGNMACATSTGGMLNKMEGRVGDTACVGSGGYADNLMGAVSTTGHGEAIMKVTLARLVLFHMEQGQSVEAASDLALAYMGSRVGGMGGVVTVDPQGHWAARFSSRQMVWAAAQKDTLHYGLYTGEHFTQSLGAPL; from the exons ATGTCTGGAGCCTACAGGAGCACGATG GTGATTGACATGTTTCCGGTTGTGGTGGTCCACGGAGGGGCAGGTCACATCCCAGAGGATCGGTCGGAGAAGTCCATGTCGGGGGTGTGCTCGGCAACCCGAGCGGGGTACGCTGTCCTCTgcgggggaggcagcagcatGGACGCTGTGGTGGAGGTTGTGAGCCAGCTGGAAAACAGCCCCTTCTTCAACGCAG GTTGCGGGTCGGTGCTGAATGTCAGGGGGGAGGTGGAGATGGACGCCATGGTGATGGACGGGAAAACCCTGGGCAGCGGCGCCGTGTCTGCTGTACGCAACATAGCCAACCCCATCCAGCTAGCAAGGCTGGTTATGGACAAG ACGAGTCACGCGTGTCTGACGGCGGAGGGGGCCAAAAAGTTTGCTCTGTCCGAGGGGGTGCCCGAGGTGCCCCACGAGTCCCTCGTCACCGAGTACTCCCGCATGCGCTGGACAAAGAACCTGGCACCCGGCTCCAACCCCGTGGAGTACCAAAT GGGGAAGATGGGCACCGTCGGAGCCGTGGCTGTCGACGCCGAGGGTAACATGGCCTGTGCGACCTCCACCGGCGGGATGCTCAACAAGATGGAGGGACGGGTGGGCGACACGGCCTGCGTAG GAAGTGGAGGCTACGCTGACAACCTGATGGGAGCCGTGTCGACCACAGGCCACGGAGAAGCCATCATGAAGGTCACTCTAGCCAGACTTGTCTTGTTCCACATGGagcaag GTCAGTCGGTGGAGGCTGCCAGTGATTTAGCTCTGGCCTACATGGGGTCCAGGGTAGGTGGGATGGGAGGGGTGGTGACCGTGGACCCCCAGGGCCACTGGGCGGCTCGCTTCTCCAGCCGGCAGATGGTCTGGGCTGCAGCGCAGAAGGACACCCTGCACTACGGCCTGTACACCGGGGAGCACTTCACCCAGAGCCTCGGGGCCCCCCTCTGA
- the asrgl1 gene encoding isoaspartyl peptidase/L-asparaginase isoform X1, with translation MLLINPNNWTPQVIDMFPVVVVHGGAGHIPEDRSEKSMSGVCSATRAGYAVLCGGGSSMDAVVEVVSQLENSPFFNAGCGSVLNVRGEVEMDAMVMDGKTLGSGAVSAVRNIANPIQLARLVMDKTSHACLTAEGAKKFALSEGVPEVPHESLVTEYSRMRWTKNLAPGSNPVEYQMGKMGTVGAVAVDAEGNMACATSTGGMLNKMEGRVGDTACVGSGGYADNLMGAVSTTGHGEAIMKVTLARLVLFHMEQGQSVEAASDLALAYMGSRVGGMGGVVTVDPQGHWAARFSSRQMVWAAAQKDTLHYGLYTGEHFTQSLGAPL, from the exons ATGCTCCTCATAAACCCAAACAACTGGACTCCCCAGGTGATTGACATGTTTCCGGTTGTGGTGGTCCACGGAGGGGCAGGTCACATCCCAGAGGATCGGTCGGAGAAGTCCATGTCGGGGGTGTGCTCGGCAACCCGAGCGGGGTACGCTGTCCTCTgcgggggaggcagcagcatGGACGCTGTGGTGGAGGTTGTGAGCCAGCTGGAAAACAGCCCCTTCTTCAACGCAG GTTGCGGGTCGGTGCTGAATGTCAGGGGGGAGGTGGAGATGGACGCCATGGTGATGGACGGGAAAACCCTGGGCAGCGGCGCCGTGTCTGCTGTACGCAACATAGCCAACCCCATCCAGCTAGCAAGGCTGGTTATGGACAAG ACGAGTCACGCGTGTCTGACGGCGGAGGGGGCCAAAAAGTTTGCTCTGTCCGAGGGGGTGCCCGAGGTGCCCCACGAGTCCCTCGTCACCGAGTACTCCCGCATGCGCTGGACAAAGAACCTGGCACCCGGCTCCAACCCCGTGGAGTACCAAAT GGGGAAGATGGGCACCGTCGGAGCCGTGGCTGTCGACGCCGAGGGTAACATGGCCTGTGCGACCTCCACCGGCGGGATGCTCAACAAGATGGAGGGACGGGTGGGCGACACGGCCTGCGTAG GAAGTGGAGGCTACGCTGACAACCTGATGGGAGCCGTGTCGACCACAGGCCACGGAGAAGCCATCATGAAGGTCACTCTAGCCAGACTTGTCTTGTTCCACATGGagcaag GTCAGTCGGTGGAGGCTGCCAGTGATTTAGCTCTGGCCTACATGGGGTCCAGGGTAGGTGGGATGGGAGGGGTGGTGACCGTGGACCCCCAGGGCCACTGGGCGGCTCGCTTCTCCAGCCGGCAGATGGTCTGGGCTGCAGCGCAGAAGGACACCCTGCACTACGGCCTGTACACCGGGGAGCACTTCACCCAGAGCCTCGGGGCCCCCCTCTGA
- the asrgl1 gene encoding isoaspartyl peptidase/L-asparaginase isoform X3, with protein sequence MFPVVVVHGGAGHIPEDRSEKSMSGVCSATRAGYAVLCGGGSSMDAVVEVVSQLENSPFFNAGCGSVLNVRGEVEMDAMVMDGKTLGSGAVSAVRNIANPIQLARLVMDKTSHACLTAEGAKKFALSEGVPEVPHESLVTEYSRMRWTKNLAPGSNPVEYQMGKMGTVGAVAVDAEGNMACATSTGGMLNKMEGRVGDTACVGSGGYADNLMGAVSTTGHGEAIMKVTLARLVLFHMEQGQSVEAASDLALAYMGSRVGGMGGVVTVDPQGHWAARFSSRQMVWAAAQKDTLHYGLYTGEHFTQSLGAPL encoded by the exons ATGTTTCCGGTTGTGGTGGTCCACGGAGGGGCAGGTCACATCCCAGAGGATCGGTCGGAGAAGTCCATGTCGGGGGTGTGCTCGGCAACCCGAGCGGGGTACGCTGTCCTCTgcgggggaggcagcagcatGGACGCTGTGGTGGAGGTTGTGAGCCAGCTGGAAAACAGCCCCTTCTTCAACGCAG GTTGCGGGTCGGTGCTGAATGTCAGGGGGGAGGTGGAGATGGACGCCATGGTGATGGACGGGAAAACCCTGGGCAGCGGCGCCGTGTCTGCTGTACGCAACATAGCCAACCCCATCCAGCTAGCAAGGCTGGTTATGGACAAG ACGAGTCACGCGTGTCTGACGGCGGAGGGGGCCAAAAAGTTTGCTCTGTCCGAGGGGGTGCCCGAGGTGCCCCACGAGTCCCTCGTCACCGAGTACTCCCGCATGCGCTGGACAAAGAACCTGGCACCCGGCTCCAACCCCGTGGAGTACCAAAT GGGGAAGATGGGCACCGTCGGAGCCGTGGCTGTCGACGCCGAGGGTAACATGGCCTGTGCGACCTCCACCGGCGGGATGCTCAACAAGATGGAGGGACGGGTGGGCGACACGGCCTGCGTAG GAAGTGGAGGCTACGCTGACAACCTGATGGGAGCCGTGTCGACCACAGGCCACGGAGAAGCCATCATGAAGGTCACTCTAGCCAGACTTGTCTTGTTCCACATGGagcaag GTCAGTCGGTGGAGGCTGCCAGTGATTTAGCTCTGGCCTACATGGGGTCCAGGGTAGGTGGGATGGGAGGGGTGGTGACCGTGGACCCCCAGGGCCACTGGGCGGCTCGCTTCTCCAGCCGGCAGATGGTCTGGGCTGCAGCGCAGAAGGACACCCTGCACTACGGCCTGTACACCGGGGAGCACTTCACCCAGAGCCTCGGGGCCCCCCTCTGA
- the asrgl1 gene encoding isoaspartyl peptidase/L-asparaginase isoform X4 yields the protein MSGVCSATRAGYAVLCGGGSSMDAVVEVVSQLENSPFFNAGCGSVLNVRGEVEMDAMVMDGKTLGSGAVSAVRNIANPIQLARLVMDKTSHACLTAEGAKKFALSEGVPEVPHESLVTEYSRMRWTKNLAPGSNPVEYQMGKMGTVGAVAVDAEGNMACATSTGGMLNKMEGRVGDTACVGSGGYADNLMGAVSTTGHGEAIMKVTLARLVLFHMEQGQSVEAASDLALAYMGSRVGGMGGVVTVDPQGHWAARFSSRQMVWAAAQKDTLHYGLYTGEHFTQSLGAPL from the exons ATGTCGGGGGTGTGCTCGGCAACCCGAGCGGGGTACGCTGTCCTCTgcgggggaggcagcagcatGGACGCTGTGGTGGAGGTTGTGAGCCAGCTGGAAAACAGCCCCTTCTTCAACGCAG GTTGCGGGTCGGTGCTGAATGTCAGGGGGGAGGTGGAGATGGACGCCATGGTGATGGACGGGAAAACCCTGGGCAGCGGCGCCGTGTCTGCTGTACGCAACATAGCCAACCCCATCCAGCTAGCAAGGCTGGTTATGGACAAG ACGAGTCACGCGTGTCTGACGGCGGAGGGGGCCAAAAAGTTTGCTCTGTCCGAGGGGGTGCCCGAGGTGCCCCACGAGTCCCTCGTCACCGAGTACTCCCGCATGCGCTGGACAAAGAACCTGGCACCCGGCTCCAACCCCGTGGAGTACCAAAT GGGGAAGATGGGCACCGTCGGAGCCGTGGCTGTCGACGCCGAGGGTAACATGGCCTGTGCGACCTCCACCGGCGGGATGCTCAACAAGATGGAGGGACGGGTGGGCGACACGGCCTGCGTAG GAAGTGGAGGCTACGCTGACAACCTGATGGGAGCCGTGTCGACCACAGGCCACGGAGAAGCCATCATGAAGGTCACTCTAGCCAGACTTGTCTTGTTCCACATGGagcaag GTCAGTCGGTGGAGGCTGCCAGTGATTTAGCTCTGGCCTACATGGGGTCCAGGGTAGGTGGGATGGGAGGGGTGGTGACCGTGGACCCCCAGGGCCACTGGGCGGCTCGCTTCTCCAGCCGGCAGATGGTCTGGGCTGCAGCGCAGAAGGACACCCTGCACTACGGCCTGTACACCGGGGAGCACTTCACCCAGAGCCTCGGGGCCCCCCTCTGA